In the genome of Saccharomonospora viridis DSM 43017, one region contains:
- a CDS encoding cutinase family protein, whose amino-acid sequence MRIPTKSREALLATVAATILAGVPAVRATAEPATTDACPDTAVFEVDGYGHGEELTNWRNSEFNADPPAGWQIVEVPYHDGVFPGIDEKPLDEAVADGVGKLDAAVRDFHARCFGTRLVLAGYSEGAVVAGDVLERLARSDDIPHELINGVLYGDPRRAFGDGGAGGVAGGIETNLPTILPGVTMQGPHDFGDLAVADVCNENDGICNSTNMITNSAAFANGLIGYASGDHGYVLNPAVDLGKGRVLYRQPQRVPHGPPLPIPVGTPWQIQQLLGDGPGALAAVRTAREGLAGLVGQEVLDRLAGNSPWYRLLQSA is encoded by the coding sequence ATGCGCATTCCCACGAAAAGCCGGGAGGCGCTGCTCGCCACCGTCGCCGCCACGATCCTCGCCGGGGTACCCGCCGTCCGGGCGACGGCCGAGCCCGCCACCACCGACGCCTGCCCGGACACGGCCGTGTTCGAAGTCGACGGTTACGGACACGGCGAGGAACTGACCAACTGGAGGAACTCGGAATTCAACGCCGATCCCCCCGCGGGCTGGCAGATCGTCGAGGTCCCCTACCACGACGGCGTGTTCCCCGGGATCGACGAGAAACCGTTGGACGAGGCCGTGGCCGACGGTGTGGGCAAGCTCGACGCGGCGGTGCGGGACTTCCACGCCCGCTGTTTTGGCACCCGGCTGGTGCTGGCCGGGTACTCCGAGGGCGCCGTCGTGGCCGGCGACGTGCTGGAGCGGTTGGCGCGAAGCGACGACATCCCGCACGAGCTGATCAACGGCGTGCTGTACGGCGATCCGCGCAGGGCGTTCGGTGACGGGGGAGCGGGGGGTGTCGCGGGTGGTATCGAGACGAACCTGCCGACGATCCTGCCGGGGGTGACCATGCAGGGTCCGCACGATTTCGGTGACCTCGCCGTGGCCGACGTCTGCAACGAGAACGACGGCATCTGCAACTCCACCAACATGATCACCAACTCGGCGGCGTTCGCCAACGGTCTTATCGGCTATGCCTCGGGGGATCACGGCTACGTGCTGAACCCCGCGGTCGACCTCGGTAAGGGCCGAGTGCTGTACCGGCAGCCGCAGCGGGTGCCGCACGGGCCACCGTTGCCGATCCCGGTGGGTACGCCGTGGCAGATCCAGCAACTGCTCGGTGACGGTCCGGGTGCGCTGGCCGCGGTGCGGACCGCGCGCGAGGGGCTCGCCGGGCTCGTGGGGCAGGAGGTCCTCGACCGCTTGGCCGGGAACTCACCCTGGTACAGATTGCTCCAGTCCGCTTAG
- a CDS encoding AMP-binding enzyme → MRGRRCPDPTWVEAVTAFVVPRPDENVDPEKLRAFARQHLAGYKVPKQIKVVDSIPTSPVGKILRRKLRDTLWQAESP, encoded by the coding sequence ATGCGCGGTCGTCGGTGCCCCGACCCCACGTGGGTGGAGGCGGTGACGGCGTTCGTGGTGCCGCGCCCGGACGAGAACGTCGACCCCGAAAAGCTACGCGCCTTCGCTCGACAGCACCTCGCCGGTTACAAGGTCCCCAAGCAGATCAAGGTCGTGGATTCCATCCCCACCTCACCCGTCGGGAAGATTCTCCGCCGCAAGCTTCGGGACACACTGTGGCAAGCCGAATCCCCCTGA
- a CDS encoding C39 family peptidase, whose product MRHRKLAAGAVAFTVMLAVPLVGPMSAAATTETSPVSASDVRAAGEVILNIDYQVQETGYWCGPAATRIALSARGIYRSQAQLAAELGTHTGGTDWIGQVTNVLNGYVGWYETKEMPNDPPTQAQKDLLWRDIVLNINNNYPIVANIVAPPGNQPPGYPPDQTIYHYFTIIGYNDVDRTVLIADPASFSGNQIYWLTFEHLASLIPPKGYSA is encoded by the coding sequence ATGCGTCATCGAAAACTGGCGGCCGGTGCCGTCGCGTTCACGGTCATGCTCGCCGTTCCGTTGGTCGGTCCGATGTCGGCCGCGGCAACCACCGAGACATCCCCCGTCTCCGCATCCGACGTGCGCGCGGCGGGTGAGGTCATCCTCAACATCGACTACCAGGTACAGGAAACCGGTTATTGGTGCGGCCCCGCCGCCACCCGGATCGCCCTGTCCGCGCGAGGCATCTACCGCAGCCAGGCCCAGTTGGCCGCGGAACTCGGCACCCACACGGGCGGCACCGACTGGATCGGTCAGGTCACGAACGTGCTCAACGGCTACGTCGGCTGGTACGAGACCAAGGAGATGCCGAACGATCCGCCCACGCAGGCGCAGAAGGACCTGCTGTGGCGCGACATCGTGCTCAACATCAACAACAATTACCCGATCGTCGCGAACATCGTGGCGCCCCCGGGGAACCAGCCGCCCGGTTACCCGCCGGACCAGACCATCTACCACTACTTCACGATCATCGGCTACAACGACGTCGACCGTACCGTGTTGATCGCCGATCCCGCGTCGTTCAGCGGAAACCAGATCTACTGGCTCACGTTCGAGCACCTGGCTTCGCTCATACCCCCGAAGGGCTACAGCGCCTGA
- a CDS encoding AMP-binding enzyme — protein MAGYYNDPELNVETLTADGWVRTRDLARADERGYLYLVDRASDMIITDGYNVYPREVEDVLLEHPTVAECAVVGAPTPRGWRR, from the coding sequence ATGGCGGGCTACTACAACGATCCCGAGTTGAACGTCGAGACGCTCACTGCCGACGGCTGGGTTCGGACACGTGACCTGGCCAGGGCCGACGAGCGTGGATACCTGTATCTCGTCGACCGGGCAAGCGACATGATCATCACCGACGGATACAACGTCTATCCCCGCGAGGTCGAGGACGTCCTGCTCGAACATCCGACCGTCGCCGAATGCGCGGTCGTCGGTGCCCCGACCCCACGTGGGTGGAGGCGGTGA
- a CDS encoding crotonase/enoyl-CoA hydratase family protein produces the protein MTEQYESIRVETRDRVTTVVLDRPERRNAVDGPMAAELAHAFKAFDHDPDADVAVLWGNGGHFCAGADLKAVGTPRQNTVAVSGDGPMGPTRLRLSKPVIAAVEGYAVAGGLELAIWCDLRVVASDAIFGVFCRRWGVPLIDGGTVRLPRLIGTSRAMDMILTGRPVDAREAAEFGLANRVVVPGTAREEAETLARRLTAFPQTCLRNDRRSAYEQEGLTEEEALRFEIGVGLESLRADGTSGAARFTAGSGRHGSFT, from the coding sequence ATGACGGAACAGTACGAGTCGATCCGCGTGGAGACCCGTGACCGCGTGACGACCGTCGTCCTCGACCGCCCGGAGCGGCGTAACGCCGTGGACGGGCCGATGGCCGCGGAACTCGCGCACGCGTTCAAGGCCTTCGACCACGACCCGGACGCCGACGTCGCGGTGCTCTGGGGCAACGGCGGGCATTTCTGCGCGGGCGCCGACCTGAAGGCCGTGGGCACCCCGCGCCAGAACACGGTCGCGGTGTCCGGGGACGGCCCGATGGGACCGACGCGACTGCGGCTGAGCAAACCGGTGATCGCCGCGGTGGAGGGATACGCGGTGGCCGGTGGGTTGGAACTGGCGATCTGGTGCGACCTCAGGGTGGTGGCCTCGGACGCGATATTCGGCGTCTTCTGCCGACGTTGGGGCGTGCCGCTCATCGACGGCGGCACCGTTCGTCTGCCCCGACTCATCGGCACCAGCCGGGCCATGGACATGATCCTCACCGGCCGTCCCGTCGACGCTCGGGAAGCCGCCGAGTTCGGACTGGCCAACCGGGTCGTCGTTCCCGGAACCGCGCGCGAGGAAGCCGAAACCCTCGCCCGCCGGCTCACCGCTTTCCCGCAGACGTGCCTACGCAACGACAGAAGGTCGGCGTATGAACAGGAAGGGCTCACCGAGGAAGAGGCCCTCCGTTTCGAGATCGGTGTCGGACTGGAATCGCTGCGCGCAGACGGGACCTCCGGGGCCGCCCGCTTCACCGCCGGTTCCGGCCGACACGGCTCCTTCACCTGA
- a CDS encoding dihydrofolate reductase family protein codes for MRKLTYLIAQTIDGYIAGPDNDDPSPWFVLEGDHADPLREEFPDTYPTHVRSMLGMESTPNRHFDTVLQGRGSYGIGLRYGITNAYRHLRSIVFSTTMPQSPDPTVELVRTDPVATVRALKQEDGMDIWLCGGGRLAATLREEIDRLIVKLHPIVAGDGIPLFHGASFRPERYDLTDVQHYRSGVAVLTYDKRG; via the coding sequence ATGCGAAAACTGACCTACCTCATCGCCCAGACGATCGACGGCTACATCGCCGGCCCGGACAACGACGACCCGTCGCCCTGGTTCGTGCTGGAAGGAGACCACGCCGACCCGCTGCGGGAGGAGTTCCCCGACACGTACCCCACCCACGTGCGGTCGATGCTCGGAATGGAGAGCACGCCCAACAGGCACTTCGACACCGTGCTGCAGGGACGCGGCTCCTACGGGATCGGGCTGCGGTACGGCATCACCAACGCCTACCGGCACCTGCGCAGCATCGTGTTCTCCACGACGATGCCGCAGAGTCCGGACCCGACGGTCGAGTTGGTGCGCACCGACCCGGTCGCGACGGTGCGCGCGCTCAAGCAGGAAGACGGCATGGACATCTGGCTGTGCGGGGGCGGCAGGCTGGCGGCCACGCTGCGGGAGGAGATCGACCGCCTGATCGTCAAGCTGCACCCGATCGTCGCGGGCGACGGCATCCCGCTGTTCCACGGTGCGAGCTTCCGCCCCGAGCGCTACGACCTCACCGACGTGCAGCACTACCGCAGCGGTGTCGCCGTACTCACCTACGACAAGCGCGGCTGA
- a CDS encoding WXG100 family type VII secretion target, translating into MSNDSLIAPVESSRKPWTGAGTADSIEGLVTAIQSGNWVTGALAGVGLGLDVASTVLDPFSALLSNGIGWAMEYFEPLRQILDELTGMPDVVASHAATWNNMAEELGTMTEDLAASLDSDLTEWQGGAAEAYHTMMANNVEAVGGLAAISAAMASATEGAGGLVQMTRDIVRDLIADLVARVVVWAVEAIFVVTIPVIAAQITSAVTKWAGRIFTYITSLIDSLTNLSKLLNG; encoded by the coding sequence ATGAGTAACGACTCACTGATCGCACCGGTCGAATCGTCCCGCAAACCGTGGACCGGGGCCGGCACGGCCGACAGCATCGAGGGTCTGGTCACCGCGATCCAAAGCGGCAACTGGGTCACCGGCGCGCTGGCCGGCGTGGGACTGGGGCTTGACGTCGCCTCGACCGTGCTGGACCCCTTCAGCGCCCTGCTGTCCAACGGGATCGGCTGGGCCATGGAGTACTTCGAGCCCCTGCGCCAGATCCTCGACGAACTGACCGGCATGCCGGATGTGGTCGCCTCCCACGCCGCGACCTGGAACAACATGGCCGAAGAACTCGGCACCATGACCGAAGACCTCGCCGCAAGCCTCGACAGCGACCTGACCGAATGGCAAGGCGGGGCGGCCGAGGCCTACCACACGATGATGGCCAACAACGTGGAGGCCGTCGGCGGACTGGCGGCTATCTCGGCCGCGATGGCCTCGGCCACCGAAGGCGCGGGCGGACTGGTGCAGATGACCCGCGACATCGTCCGCGACCTGATCGCCGACCTGGTGGCACGGGTGGTCGTGTGGGCGGTCGAAGCGATCTTCGTGGTGACGATCCCGGTGATCGCCGCCCAGATCACCTCCGCGGTGACCAAATGGGCCGGCCGCATCTTCACCTACATCACCAGCCTCATCGACAGCCTGACGAATCTGAGCAAACTTTTGAACGGCTGA
- a CDS encoding GNAT family N-acetyltransferase, producing the protein MDDVTIRLATSEDLPTVAALRWEWLLENEDSPAVSREEFVEHFVAWAQANTTSHRCLVAVRGDVVLGMAWLALVQRVPTPQSLSRLSGDVQCVYVVPDERAAGLGGRLVDAVLELAGDLGLERVTVHSSYRAISMYCRHGFTASPRLLQARLSV; encoded by the coding sequence ATGGACGACGTCACCATTCGCCTCGCCACGTCGGAGGATCTCCCCACCGTCGCCGCGCTGCGGTGGGAGTGGTTGCTGGAGAACGAGGACTCACCCGCCGTCTCACGTGAGGAGTTCGTGGAGCATTTCGTCGCGTGGGCACAGGCGAACACGACATCGCACCGGTGCCTGGTGGCCGTACGCGGCGACGTCGTGCTCGGCATGGCGTGGTTGGCCTTGGTGCAACGCGTGCCCACACCGCAATCACTCTCGCGACTCTCCGGCGACGTGCAATGCGTGTACGTGGTGCCCGATGAACGCGCTGCGGGGCTCGGCGGTCGACTCGTCGACGCCGTTTTAGAACTCGCCGGTGATCTGGGGCTGGAGCGGGTGACCGTGCACTCCAGCTACCGCGCCATCTCGATGTACTGCCGACACGGCTTCACCGCCTCCCCCCGGCTGCTGCAGGCGCGCCTCTCGGTGTGA
- a CDS encoding YbaB/EbfC family nucleoid-associated protein — protein sequence MDHSILDPDSARERLAAWKDRIDKLAADTQTMSARLQEVRVTAADPSGLVEVTIDSTGSLVDLKLTDRMERTKPDVVSRTIMQTLDEAKNQLADRSQQIIAETVGTESPAARAIAESVGNQLRSTPAQETDVSKPDAEDDYENRSFLEKG from the coding sequence ATGGACCACAGCATCCTCGATCCGGACAGTGCGCGGGAGCGGTTGGCCGCGTGGAAGGACCGCATCGACAAGCTCGCCGCTGACACGCAGACGATGAGCGCTCGGCTGCAGGAGGTCCGGGTCACCGCGGCCGACCCGAGCGGGCTGGTAGAGGTCACGATCGATTCGACAGGCTCTTTGGTCGATCTGAAGCTGACCGATCGGATGGAGCGCACCAAGCCGGACGTGGTCTCGCGGACGATCATGCAGACCCTGGACGAGGCGAAGAACCAGTTGGCCGACCGGTCCCAGCAGATCATCGCCGAAACCGTGGGCACCGAGTCACCTGCGGCTCGGGCGATCGCCGAGTCCGTGGGGAACCAACTGCGCAGCACACCCGCCCAGGAGACCGACGTCTCGAAGCCTGACGCCGAGGACGACTACGAGAACCGTTCCTTCCTGGAAAAGGGCTAA
- a CDS encoding RHS repeat-associated core domain-containing protein, with translation MAKPKRPGGGGNGGNGGKPSNNKPSQKFGGIDAGSSVSQAQNATYQVAQGGRPGSNGHNNTTTPSNTTTPPKSDSPPKTDSSTPTKPNNTSDTPLPNRSDDPQSPTRDGDKRNTTGDPIDIATGEMYLRQTDVELQSTLPLVLRRTHLSSYRVGLRFGPSWASTLDQRLELSSAGVSFAAEDGKLLLAPDPAVGATVKFEGSPHKLTRNDDGGFTLTEHGTGRRLLFAPGGNVLPITAIVDRNGNRIDFEYDAAGTPVEVRHSGGYRIRVESEGGLVTALYLREADNGSDVLLMRYGYEDRRLTEVINASGLPMRFTYDHAGRIIGWTDRNDRWYRYTYDSQGRVVSGEGSGGFLSGTMEYDTENRITYWTDSQGARTTYHLNEAGQTIREIDPLGNETLSEWDEYDRLLSRTDPLGRTTRYEYDDEGNLIVLTRPDGSQARFEYNELGLPVTIIAPDGTVTRREYDERGNLTKEIDPLGAVTGYAYDERGHLTSITDALGNVTRVKTDAAGLPIKVTYPMGNTSRYMRDAFGRVSEAIDPLGGTTRFGWTVDGKPAWRTLPDGATERWIYDGEGNLRVHVDALGQETRTEVTHFDLPSEEIRPDGTRLRFDYDTECRLVSVTNEQGLVWRYDYDAAGNLVRETDFNGRVLTYQHDAAGQLIARTNGAGETTHFARDVFGNVIERRSGAVTATFTYDPLGRLVEAMDSDTQVTFRRDPLGRVLAETVNGRTVASVYDALGRRIRRRTPSGAETVWEYDANDQPVALHTGGHTLRFDYDRAGREVQRQLGPTAILAQEWDTNHRLISQAVTGAAGQRIQQRSYTYRADGFLTKLDDKLTGPRTFELDRIGRITAVTGTGWAERYAYDAAGNLTHASWPAPPSSDIEELGDREYSGTLIRRAGKVRYEHDAQGRIILRQRKRLSRKPETWRYFWNADDRLIEVLTPNGARWRYRYDPLGRRVAKQRLTPDGSGVLEQIEFTWDGAVLAEQAHTDGVANGPRLADRRVMVWDYEPGTFRPLVQRERSQLRNAPQQWFDEQFYSIVTDIVGTPTELINIHGGIAWYHRTTLWGITTDQSRTGAYTPLRFPGQYADPETGFNYNFQRHYDPASARYAGTDPLGLVGGFDPHSYVWNPYAWIDPLGLKKCDPDRPKHFEKAKENLAEFNSIDEAREAAIQYSGLTDKKVPHVQKLGPWEGFYSGEMSPDGKRGWRVDWDDKKGVHINWWDHTGGRKRRDWWYGANQVPSSSYDDYMAVLEELNPL, from the coding sequence GTGGCCAAACCCAAAAGACCCGGGGGCGGAGGTAACGGCGGTAACGGGGGAAAACCGTCGAACAACAAGCCCTCGCAGAAGTTCGGTGGAATCGACGCCGGCTCCAGCGTGTCCCAAGCCCAAAACGCCACCTACCAAGTAGCCCAAGGAGGCCGACCCGGCAGCAACGGCCACAACAACACCACCACACCTTCCAACACGACGACACCCCCGAAGAGCGATTCGCCTCCGAAAACCGACTCGTCGACCCCCACCAAGCCCAACAACACCAGTGACACCCCGCTGCCGAACAGGTCCGACGACCCACAGAGCCCGACCAGGGACGGGGACAAGCGCAACACCACGGGTGACCCCATCGACATCGCCACCGGCGAGATGTACCTGCGGCAGACCGACGTGGAACTACAGTCGACCCTGCCCCTGGTGTTGCGACGAACCCACCTGTCCTCGTACCGTGTCGGCCTCCGGTTCGGCCCGTCTTGGGCATCCACATTGGACCAAAGGCTGGAGTTGAGCAGTGCCGGTGTGTCGTTCGCCGCAGAGGACGGCAAACTGCTGCTGGCCCCGGATCCGGCGGTGGGTGCCACCGTCAAGTTCGAGGGATCGCCCCACAAGCTGACCCGCAACGACGACGGTGGCTTCACCCTCACCGAACACGGCACCGGGCGGAGGCTGCTGTTCGCCCCCGGTGGGAACGTCCTGCCGATCACCGCGATCGTGGACCGCAACGGAAACCGGATCGACTTCGAGTACGACGCTGCGGGAACCCCCGTCGAGGTGCGGCACTCCGGCGGCTACCGCATCCGTGTCGAATCCGAGGGCGGTCTGGTCACGGCGCTGTACCTCCGCGAAGCGGACAACGGCTCCGACGTGCTGCTGATGCGCTACGGCTACGAGGACCGGCGGCTCACCGAGGTGATCAACGCCTCGGGGCTGCCGATGCGCTTCACCTACGACCACGCGGGCCGCATCATCGGCTGGACCGACCGCAACGACAGGTGGTATCGCTACACCTACGACTCCCAAGGCCGCGTGGTGTCCGGGGAGGGGTCCGGCGGATTCCTCAGCGGCACGATGGAGTACGACACCGAGAACCGGATCACCTACTGGACCGACTCCCAGGGCGCCCGCACGACCTACCACCTCAACGAAGCGGGCCAGACGATCCGTGAAATCGACCCGCTGGGCAACGAAACGCTGTCCGAATGGGATGAATACGACCGTCTGTTGTCCCGTACCGATCCGCTCGGTCGTACCACTCGCTACGAGTACGACGACGAGGGCAACTTGATCGTCCTGACACGTCCGGACGGCAGCCAGGCCCGGTTCGAGTACAACGAGCTCGGGCTTCCGGTCACCATCATCGCACCGGACGGCACGGTGACACGGCGCGAATACGACGAACGCGGGAACCTCACCAAAGAAATCGATCCGCTTGGAGCGGTCACTGGCTACGCGTATGACGAACGCGGGCATCTCACGAGCATCACTGACGCCTTGGGCAATGTCACTCGAGTCAAAACCGACGCAGCGGGGTTGCCGATCAAGGTGACCTATCCCATGGGCAATACAAGCCGATACATGCGTGACGCATTCGGACGGGTCTCGGAGGCGATCGATCCGTTGGGCGGCACGACTAGGTTCGGCTGGACCGTGGACGGCAAGCCGGCATGGCGAACGCTACCGGACGGAGCGACCGAGCGCTGGATCTACGACGGGGAAGGAAACCTTCGCGTCCATGTCGACGCCCTGGGACAGGAGACTCGCACCGAGGTCACGCACTTCGATCTGCCGTCGGAGGAAATCCGCCCGGACGGCACCCGTCTGCGGTTCGACTACGACACCGAGTGTCGTCTGGTCAGCGTCACCAACGAGCAAGGTCTGGTGTGGCGCTACGACTATGACGCGGCCGGGAATCTAGTCCGAGAAACCGACTTCAACGGCCGGGTACTCACCTATCAACACGATGCTGCCGGCCAATTGATCGCGCGCACCAACGGCGCCGGCGAAACCACGCACTTCGCCCGCGATGTCTTCGGCAACGTGATCGAGCGCCGCAGTGGTGCGGTCACAGCGACATTCACCTACGACCCACTGGGACGCCTAGTCGAGGCGATGGACAGCGATACACAGGTCACCTTCCGACGTGACCCCCTCGGCCGTGTGCTCGCCGAAACCGTCAACGGCCGCACAGTTGCCTCGGTCTACGACGCGCTGGGCCGCCGGATCCGGCGACGCACGCCGTCCGGCGCCGAGACCGTGTGGGAATACGACGCGAACGACCAGCCCGTAGCGTTGCACACCGGCGGGCACACACTGCGCTTCGACTACGACCGTGCAGGTCGCGAGGTGCAGCGGCAGCTGGGACCGACGGCGATCCTGGCCCAAGAGTGGGACACCAACCACCGACTGATCTCACAGGCGGTCACCGGCGCGGCCGGTCAGCGGATCCAACAGCGTTCCTACACCTATCGCGCCGACGGTTTCCTCACCAAACTCGACGACAAGCTCACCGGCCCACGCACGTTCGAGCTCGACCGCATAGGCCGCATCACCGCCGTGACCGGAACGGGGTGGGCCGAGCGCTATGCCTACGATGCGGCGGGAAACCTCACCCATGCTTCCTGGCCGGCTCCCCCTTCCTCTGACATCGAGGAACTCGGCGACCGCGAATACAGCGGGACCCTGATTCGCCGCGCGGGCAAGGTTCGTTATGAACATGACGCCCAGGGACGGATCATCTTGCGCCAGCGAAAGCGCCTGTCTCGTAAGCCCGAGACCTGGCGCTACTTCTGGAACGCCGATGACCGCCTGATCGAAGTCCTCACCCCGAACGGAGCACGCTGGCGTTACCGCTACGACCCGCTGGGCCGCCGTGTCGCCAAGCAACGGTTGACACCGGATGGCTCGGGTGTGCTGGAGCAGATCGAGTTCACCTGGGACGGCGCGGTCCTCGCGGAACAAGCCCACACCGACGGTGTGGCCAACGGCCCACGACTGGCTGACCGCCGGGTGATGGTCTGGGACTACGAACCAGGCACGTTCCGTCCCCTGGTTCAAAGGGAACGCTCCCAGCTCCGCAACGCGCCCCAGCAGTGGTTCGACGAACAGTTCTACTCGATCGTCACCGACATCGTCGGCACCCCAACGGAACTCATCAACATCCACGGCGGCATAGCCTGGTACCACCGGACAACGCTCTGGGGCATCACCACAGACCAATCCCGCACCGGCGCCTACACCCCGTTACGGTTCCCGGGCCAGTACGCGGACCCAGAGACCGGGTTCAACTACAACTTCCAACGTCATTACGACCCTGCTTCAGCGCGTTACGCTGGCACGGACCCACTAGGGCTGGTGGGTGGGTTCGATCCCCACAGCTACGTGTGGAATCCCTACGCGTGGATCGATCCGCTGGGCTTGAAGAAATGTGATCCTGATCGACCCAAACACTTCGAAAAGGCCAAGGAGAACTTGGCAGAATTCAACAGCATAGATGAAGCCCGTGAGGCGGCGATCCAGTATTCCGGCCTGACTGATAAAAAAGTGCCGCATGTTCAGAAGCTGGGCCCCTGGGAGGGATTCTACTCCGGGGAGATGTCGCCAGACGGAAAGCGAGGCTGGCGAGTCGACTGGGACGACAAAAAGGGAGTTCACATAAACTGGTGGGACCACACAGGGGGACGGAAACGTCGCGACTGGTGGTATGGGGCGAACCAGGTTCCTTCGAGCTCGTACGACGACTACATGGCCGTGCTTGAAGAACTGAACCCACTGTGA
- a CDS encoding type VII secretion target — protein sequence MSNGYVVRAEQLRAHADRVDQIQARFDAVKSASAHIQQNDQAYGLLCGWIAGILEGRHARQDELIDFVAENLSLAAEALRSAADLYESNDKENADFITAAGELP from the coding sequence ATGAGCAACGGGTACGTGGTGCGCGCCGAACAACTCCGCGCACACGCAGACAGGGTCGACCAGATCCAGGCCCGGTTCGACGCGGTGAAGAGCGCCAGCGCGCACATCCAGCAGAACGACCAGGCGTACGGACTTTTATGCGGGTGGATCGCCGGCATCCTCGAAGGCCGGCATGCCCGACAGGACGAGCTGATCGACTTCGTCGCCGAGAACCTCTCGCTGGCCGCGGAGGCGTTGCGTTCGGCAGCGGACCTCTATGAAAGCAACGACAAGGAGAACGCGGACTTCATCACGGCGGCCGGTGAGCTGCCATGA
- a CDS encoding TetR/AcrR family transcriptional regulator, producing MVTNPQRRIALIDAAIEVLARDGARGLTFRAVDAEAGVPKGTASNYFASRDDLLRQAAERIHLRVAVEDVDSTETDPETRLTQFMRLLLQRISDDRAGWLALVELRLEATRRPELAAILTKTLRDNLDAVVLGRREGDLPGDDLTAVLLYYAMTGLILEHLTLPDVLHDVDLDELVRRFVRRSLPHT from the coding sequence ATGGTCACCAACCCACAACGGCGGATCGCATTGATCGACGCGGCGATCGAGGTGCTCGCCCGGGACGGCGCACGCGGCCTGACGTTCCGCGCCGTCGACGCCGAGGCGGGCGTACCGAAGGGCACCGCGTCCAACTACTTCGCCAGTCGCGACGACCTGCTCCGCCAGGCGGCCGAACGCATCCACCTCCGGGTGGCCGTTGAGGACGTCGACAGCACCGAGACCGACCCGGAGACACGGTTGACCCAGTTCATGCGGCTGCTGCTGCAGCGCATCTCCGACGACCGCGCGGGCTGGCTCGCACTCGTGGAACTACGCCTGGAGGCCACCCGCCGCCCCGAGCTCGCGGCCATACTCACCAAGACGCTGCGCGACAACCTCGACGCCGTCGTCCTGGGTCGTCGCGAAGGCGACCTCCCGGGCGACGACCTCACCGCCGTGCTGTTGTACTACGCGATGACGGGGCTGATCCTCGAACACCTGACCCTGCCCGACGTGCTGCACGACGTCGACCTCGACGAACTGGTCCGGCGATTCGTACGTCGCTCACTGCCCCACACATGA